A single region of the Glycine max cultivar Williams 82 chromosome 20, Glycine_max_v4.0, whole genome shotgun sequence genome encodes:
- the LOC100527777 gene encoding AUX/IAA family protein: MENTTVTYQTDLNLKATELRLGLPGTEESEEKTLSAGARINNKRPLTETSDECASNGTSSAPHEKTETAPPAKTKIVGWPPIRSYRKNSLQESEGAGIYVKVSMDGAPYLRKIDLKVYGGYTQLLKSLENMFKLTIGEHSEKEGYKGSDYAPTYEDKDGDWMLVGDVPWDMFVTSCRRLRIMKGSEARGLGCAV; the protein is encoded by the exons ATGGAAAACACTACTGTGACATATCAAACTGATCTCAACCTCAAGGCAACAGAGCTTAGACTGGGGCTTCCAGGAACAGAAGAAAGTGAGGAGAAAACACTGTCTGCAGGTGCTAGAATTAACAACAAAAGACCTTTAACTGAAACCTCTGATGAGTGTGCTTCAAATGGTACTTCTAGTGCTCCACATGAGAAAACTGAAACAGCCCCTCCTGCCAA GACTAAGATAGTGGGGTGGCCACCAATCAGATCCTATAGGAAGAACAGCCTTCAGGAGAGTGAGGGTGCTGGAATTTATGTGAAAGTGAGCATGGATGGAGCCCCTTACCTCAGAAAGATTGACTTGAAGGTCTATGGAGGCTACACACAACTCCTCAAATCTCTAGAAAATATGTTCAAGTTGACCATAG GAGAGCATTCTGAAAAAGAAGGTTATAAGGGATCTGACTATGCACCTACATATGAAGACAAAGATGGTGACTGGATGTTAGTTGGAGATGTTCCATGGGA CATGTTTGTGACTTCTTGCAGAAGGCTAAGAATCATGAAAGGATCAGAGGCAAGGGGTTTGGGTTGTGCTGTATGA